The genome window GTACAGGTTGAGACGCAGCTTCTTGTCATTATCCGTTTTCGCGTACAATACATAATCCCCGTATACCCGCGGGGCCAATTTATCGTAAACGAAGCTCTTGATTTGATTTGAACCTGACTTATTTACATCGCCGTATGACAGATCGCCATCATCAAGAAACACATATGTATTTTTGTAGATATGCGGCGATTTCTTATCGCTAGAATCATCCGTCAGCTTCTTGGCTTTGTCTTTGCTGATGGTGTACAGGCCTATTTGGCTATAATCCGAGCTATTGTCTTCATAGATGATTTGATCTCCGGAGATCGAAGGGTTCAATTGGTCGCCGCGCGTCGTCACCGCTGCTTTTTCACTCTCTGATTTGAGGTCGTAATAGTAGATGTCAGCGTTGCCACTGCGCCCATCTTGCCATGCAATATATGTATCACCGGCAGTCGGATTGCTGGCCTTTCCACTCGTACTGATTTGCTCAGTCTCGCCTGTGGAAGTGTTGTACAGGAAGATATCCGTACCGCCCTCGCTCTTGTCGTCCCATACTACGTTTTTCCCAGCTATGTCCACATGGGAAACTTTAGCTGAACCGCTTGTCAGAAGAGTCTCTTTTTTCTTGGAAATATCGTACAGGTACACGTCAGATCCGCCGTCACGGGAATCGATCCATACGACGAAATCGCCGTCTACGCGAGGGTTATTCTTTGTGGAAGTCTTGCTGCCGATTTTCACTTCCGAACTGTTGTCCAAGTCATAAAGAGTGATGGTCTTGTCTCCCTCTACCATCCACACTGCATAATCCTTAGAAATGTCGAAACCGGTCTTAGCTATCTCAGGTTGGCTTACGTCTAGTTTGATTTCGTCGCCAATGCTGTAGGCAAACGCCGGCGTCCCGCTCCACAGAGAGGTGACCAAGATTGCTGCGGCCAGCCAACCCTGCTTGGGTGTAAGCTTCATGAAACAATTCCTCCTCTTGCAACGATTTTTACTCTTCCTATTATCCCCCATGTTGGAAAGGTTGTCAAAAAAAACAGGCCTTGCATAATGGGCCTGTGGTAATTAAACTATTCTCTTTCTTGTTTTTCATGCTGCTGGCAATCACAGCTGCAGACCGCATAAAGCGTTTTCACCGAATTGCATTCGAAATGTTCAATAATCGTTCCGCACGTTTGGCATACGATTGTTCCCATTTATATTCCCCTCCGCTTTCACATTGCCCAAAAGCACTGTGAGTGATGGTCATATCATCGTCAATGTGATGTTATATACATCTTAATATGACACACCATTAGGAGTCAATACGGTAATTTAACACATTTATAATTAATTAGTATGTCACATTCAGGGCGCTTGTCGATTCATCCATGCCTCTACCTGAAACATCACTTGTTCTTTTTCCGGTTCATTCAGCACTTCATGACGCAATCCGTTCCACCTGTGGTATTCCACTTCGGAATGGATACCCGCTGCGAAGCGCTCAATCGCATCCGGGTCGATCAGCGAATCATCACCTGCCTGCAGGACGAGGACGGGGACGATAATACGCTCCCGATCTTTCCACGCCTGATCCATCGCCCGATGCAGCTCCTGAAACCACCGCACACTCACCTTGGCATAATTAAGCGGATCGCTCTGATATGCCGCTTGAACTACCGGATCCCGCGACACCATGTCAGGCGTGATGCCATTCGGCATGGCCAAAGTAGGCCAAACGCTGTCCAGCCAGTGAGCAAGCTTGACCTTCCAAGGGGGAACGGCCAACTTCAATGCAAGGCAAGGCGATGTCAAAATAAGTCCCGCAAATTCCTGCTTGCTTTGCTCATAGCATTGGATGTACCGAGTAGCGATTAGCCCTCCCAGACTATGACCGAGTATGTAGATTGGATGTCCATCTCCCGCTGCTTCCCGGGCTGCCCTCCTCCATTCATCTACCGCCTCCAGGTATTCCTCAAAGGCTTTGATGTGACCCTTGCGTCCTGGTGCCCTCCCCCAACCTGGCAAATCGCCTGTAAACACGCTCCAACCCCGCTCGTTCAAATAGGCCGCCACGTGCTCATATCGACCATAATGCTCCCCTGTACCATGCACAAGGACGACCGCTCCTTTTTGTTCGGCAGCCAGCCATTTATGTTGAATCATTCCTCTTCTCCTCTCCGCTCGTCCGACTGGGTGCAGAGCTTACGTCTTTTTCAGCCTTTTCTTACTC of Brevibacillus choshinensis contains these proteins:
- a CDS encoding alpha/beta hydrolase; the protein is MIQHKWLAAEQKGAVVLVHGTGEHYGRYEHVAAYLNERGWSVFTGDLPGWGRAPGRKGHIKAFEEYLEAVDEWRRAAREAAGDGHPIYILGHSLGGLIATRYIQCYEQSKQEFAGLILTSPCLALKLAVPPWKVKLAHWLDSVWPTLAMPNGITPDMVSRDPVVQAAYQSDPLNYAKVSVRWFQELHRAMDQAWKDRERIIVPVLVLQAGDDSLIDPDAIERFAAGIHSEVEYHRWNGLRHEVLNEPEKEQVMFQVEAWMNRQAP
- a CDS encoding GapA-binding peptide SR1P, whose translation is MGTIVCQTCGTIIEHFECNSVKTLYAVCSCDCQQHEKQERE